The Aspergillus flavus chromosome 6, complete sequence nucleotide sequence ACCATTAAAGGAATTGCCAAATCCCCTCCTCTCCTGCAATGGCAAAGGAGCATCCCTCGGACAAACGACCCGAGATGCTAAATCTATGTTAGTTAATCTCCCATTTAATTCTTCCCTCCTATGCTAGACACTCAATGCGTATGAAGTGTTACGTCCCGAAAACATAACGGCTCAAACATGGGTGTTGTGGACTAAGATCGCTGTGCTCTGCCAATAACATCCCAACAATTTGCTAGCGCTGTTCACATTTGAAACACTTTCTGCATGAAAGACTTCTTTCTGGCTAGTCTAATCATCGACGAAAGATAGGCCGTATGGGGTAGCGGTCTACAGAGTAGAAGACGTCAGCCTTCGAATAGATCTGATGCTACGGCACTTGACTAGCCGTGATCTAGGGCATAAGTTCGGTGGTATTCGTCATGTTAATCCTTAACTCTATCTTTCGGGAATTCTACTCTACATCAAGTATACATGTACTATTCTACGTACCTCTAGTAGTTATCTTTCCCGCGTCAATTGACATATCAAGTACAGTCTACTTACCAACTTGTGTCGAACTCCTCACTGCGTTTACTCCGGCGTGGGCTGAGTACAATGCCCCAAAAGCCTGCAGTCTCATAAGTAAAACAAAGTGGACcttctttaattaaaacaAGCTCTCCTGACTCGAGTCTCCCGGGAGACCTTCGGGATTTCACCCAATTCTAGAACGACCGATGCGATCCACTTTCGTGAAACGGATCACCCCGTAGTTTCACGATGACTTAGTTTAATAGACAGGACTTCGCGACAGCAATACAAACATTCTATTAACCCCAGATATAAAAGTGCTACACCCATTCTTATGATTCTCCTGCCCAGTAGCCCACTCTGACAACAAACCACCAAGATGGTCTCTGCTAAATCCCTGGTCACTCTTGTCTTCGGCGCCACTTTGGCGGCCGCCACCCTCTCCCCGGCCTCATCGAACACTAAGGGCAAGTGCCCTGGCACACTCAACTGCGACCGTACGTAGCTTTCTCATGCGAGGCTATTGTAATACTCACACAAGTAAACAGCCGCCAAGACGTCCACTGCCATACAGGCTGCTGAGTGCTCTCACAACACGAGAACTTCTGGTACGttccttcttcggcttttctAATTATCTCCCTACCTGGATCCATGTtaaaggaaacaaaagggaCACAAACCTTCGCCGTGTTCACCACCGACCACCAATATGATTCCTCTCACGGTGCTCCTTATGGAACATGCAAGGCCTACACGTGCACTGCGCCCACGGACGCAGAGATGACGGAATCCAATGAGGATTGCTGGACTTTCTTCTGGAAGTAAGTTATCATCTTCTCTatgaatatagatatatacgCTTGTTGGGAGGCATCGGATACTGATAAGTGTTGTCGTACAGTGACAACGGAGAGTCATCCGGTGTCGGAACCGGATGCATCAAGAGCCCTAAGGACGGCACCTGTGGTTGCGAAAACTCCGATGGAACTTTCGTATATGGTGGAACCAACTGCTCCTAGACACGCTGGATACTGCTAGGGACGATGATGGGTGCTCTTCTGGAGATTAGGAGCGGTGTATATACTGGTTGAGTTTTATATCTGTGATATCATTCAACTATGTTTATTTCGGATGGAGCGCTGTCTGTTGAACTCGTTATGGGCTAGCTCATTGCGATGCAGCATACTAttcaaagaaagggaaagaggcAAATAAGCCGTCTTCATTCACGCTGGGCGTTTTATATGCACGACAAGGGAAGTTATCAACGATATTGTTACGTAAATCTCTCCAAAACCCTCTGGTCCACCGGATTTTCGCAGGTCACCAGGAACAATGATGGGATAATCTCTCCTTTCAAGTAAATAGGAAGGACCTTCTCGGACTCGATGTACCTGAAACTTCGACTCGAAAAATAGACAGGCGTGTCTTGCTCATCGCGGCTGATACACTATTGGGATGGACTGTGATGCATTCCAGATACGCCTTTTTAAGAGTGACTGTCATGTTGAGCAAGCGAGTTGTCACTATCGGCCACCCCTATCCCAATGACCTTGTGCTATTCCAATGAGAAAGAGCCGATGTGTAATGCAGTGGAGCGGACGCTCTTGGCAGGATAAAAATAGTGGAACGTAGATTAAGCTAACGGGAACATGACGAGTCCTACTGACGATCAGCCGTTTCAAGTCGGTCTCTTAAATTTCATGTCCTTGCGTTTTTACCATCTCATATCGAAAGATCAATataaaaaatgaaagaaaagcttcTAGAAGGACAACGGTTGATCAACCAATCAGGCCTGGCTGCCGAATGGGGACAATTTGCATGGTTTGTCTGCGTATGTGGTCACGTGTGATAAAGCGTACCGCAAGCGGACGCCGCCACGTGACGGGGCGATTgcccctttccctttgcgGTCAACCCAGCCTTTTGCTAATTTCATCGGAATTTCTTGTCCTGCGCCTGTTctcctgttcttcttttttatgAGGTCTTCTCGCTACTAatttgtttctcttgtttcATTCCTTCGTTTTGATCCCGAAGTCTCGTCGCTGCTACGATCTTTCCGCGTCGCCATAATAATCCGCTTACAATCTGCTGTCGTGGCTTTAGCATCAACGGATCGTCGTCGATCATAGCGTCCTGAATTCGCCTTCTACCTTGCGACTGTACCATTGCTCATTCATGGGCTGCAGCCCGTGAACTTCTTTTAATTTCGACTCTGTTTTAGAGAATTTACAGCCGCATTATCACCATGAAGGTTCAGCACCTCTCGTCGCcgtttctcctctttctcctccctgCCATCGCGACGGCCCTGACAGACTTCGCCCCGAATCCGGCGAGCTCGCTCAATCCTACCGTTGCAGAGCGCGATACTACAGTCTCCAATGCCGCCGTAGACGGACTCGCGGCCCCCAAAGTCTCCCCAAAAGGGACGCTGGACGCCCCGGTTGACGGCAAAGATGGCCGGCCTCATGCTGGTCCTTGGGTCGAGACCAATGCGGAAAGGGATCGTAAGAAGACAGGCACCGCGAAGACGGAGGAGCAGGCGGACACCAAGTCCGCGGAGCATACGGGCCCCGACGGCAAACCAATTCCTCACTCCAACGATGGGGTCATGGATGATCCGCACCGGACAGGTCCGAAGGAGGGCACGCGTGGAACAGAGGGCGGAGTGtcggagaagcagaagggcAGCACAGATTCAGGCGAGAAAGTGCCAGATCGCCCGAAGGAGGCCCCTCCCTTACCTCATAGTGAACAGCAGAAGGCTCCTGCGTCCGAGGACAAGGAAGGCAAGACCTCTGATTCCAAAATGGGCGTCGTTGAGGTAAATTACCATCTTGACTAGGTTTGGCGTGTGTACAACAGCTGACTCAATTTGTAGAAACCCGCCGATTTGCCTGAGAAACCACACGACATCCCTCATCCCAAATCCCCGCCGTCCGTGAACGATGACCCCCTTGGCCTCAATACTCCAAAGGGCTCTACCGGCCAGATCCCTGGTACACCTGAAGAGCCTGTGGATGTGTTGCACTCGCTCCTTGCCTCGTTTACTATGATTGTGGTCTCCGAGATTGGCGACAAGACATTTTTGGTGGCTGCCTTGATGGCTATGCGTCACCCACGTCTCCTGGTTTTCTCTGCCGCCTTCGCCGCGCTTTTTGTCATGACCGTTTTGTCAGCCATTCTCGGACACGCCGTTCCGACACTGATCCCCAAGTCTATGACCAAGTTCTTGGCCGCCATCCTGTTTTTCGCGTTTGGACTGAAGATGCTGAAGGAAGGCCGAGAGATGTCGCCCGACGAAGGTGTTGgcgaggagatgaaggaggtCGAGATGGAActtgaggaaaaggaacaggaGCAACTGCGTAGGACTCGTCGTCGCTCATCTGTGACCCCTCACTCTCTGGAATCAGGCCGTGCTGGACGCGGCAAGTCTCGTTCGGCGGGCAACCGTCTGCCTTCGCCGCCCGAGagcctttcttcttcttcgtcccgGGGATCTTCCCCCTCGCGGGGTCGTCGCCTGGATGACATGCTCTCTGGCATGAACAATCTTTTCTCGCTTCTTCTCAGCCCTGCATGGGTTCAAACGTTCGTCATGACCTTCCTTGGTGAATGGGGTGACCGCAGTCAAATCGCGACCATCGCGATGGCCGCGGGACAAGATTACTGGTGGGTGACGGTCGGTGCGATCTCTGGGCACGGGCTCTGCACCGCTGCAGCAGTGATCGGCGGAAGTGCTATTGCAGGTCGCGTCAGCATGCGAGTCGGTAAGTGTTTCAGCGATTCTTCTATTTCTGTGAATATCCGCTTACTTGATCATAGTGACTCTCGGCGGCGCTGtggctttcttggtcttcggAGCTATCTACTTGATAGAAGCTCTTTATTAGACCGTGTATTTTCTCTTGCTTAATGTGTTGGGAGACTTTCATGTAACATATACACTAAGGGTCCTTGAGCGCATTGCGATGTTGGGCGCTCGACATTACTACTTTTTAATGAAAAAGCATCTTCCATGAGTTAATGAGATTGATGTTtgattactactatattcCCATTGACTCGTGCACTTTTATACTTCTTATATACGTCTGCTATATACATCATTCTTAATTTTGAATCACAAGTCCTCCCCGACAGCACCCAGATCGTCCAGACAGCCCTAATACACATACCGAAACCATCGGTTCTCCTTATCAGTCAACCCAGCCCACTTCGTCTCATCAAtcacctcttcctcgccttcaTCCGCAGTGCTCGCACGCCTCCGATTCTCCCATACATAATACAAAAACAACACAAACGCCAGGGTGCCCGCCGCTGCCTGCGTGGCCAACACGGCGATCTTCGCCGGGCGATACTCTGGCGCATCCCTCGCTTGGAAGGTCTGCGGACCGATGATATTGCCCACGGAGAACGAGCCAGCCACGAGCGCACTGGAGAACGCGCGCTTCGTGTGTCCGGCACAGTTCGCCATCGTCCACTGGTAGAGAATGGGCAGCGTAGCGACAATCGCATTGACAAGGTAAATGCCAATCAAGACACCGGCCTTGTTATGCTTCGGCAGGAACGACATAAGCGCGCCCCCGGTGATGCCGGGAATAGTGCAGAAGATGAACCAAGCCCAGCGGTGGGAAATCCTACGGATACCGATGCCGACGGCCAACGTAAAGAAGATACTGACGATGCCCGAGGGTGTATTAAGGAGTGCCGAGTGCGGAGGCGTAAACCCGAAGCCGTTGATTAGGGTTGCCGAGTATGTCGTGACCACGCCGGAGGATACAGACGTCTATCGTATATCTTGTCAGCACTCACTGCCTCCTCTGGTGGACAATGCATAGCGAAGTGACTTACGCAAATGGTAGTCAAGGTTAACAACCACAACTGCACATCCCCAACCGCCTCCCAGATCTGTCTCATATCGATCTGACTACTCCACACGCCGGTCTGATTCACACTGACATGGCGCAACAACGCCACCTTTTCGCGCTCGCTCAACCACCGCGCCTTCATCGGCGTATCGGGAATGAAAAACATCGTCAGCACCCCGACCAGCATCGTCACAAGTCCCAAGACAAGAAACATAATCCTCCACCCGGCAAACGAGTGATGCACCTGCTGAAACCCAAACGAGATGATGCCCCCGATGATCTGCGCCACGCCTAGTCCGAGGTACCAGAAGGTGAACCGCGGGGCCTGTTCGCTGCGCGTGTAGAATTGGCTACTGAGAAGCATCAACGAGGGTCCGATGGTGGCCTCGAAGATACCAAGGAAGATCCGCGAAACGAGTAAGCTCCGATAATCATGGGCGCCAGCAGAGGCAGCTGCCGCAACACCCCAGAGGGTAACATTCAGGCCGAGCCACTTCGCAGCGGGGGTCTTTTGGAGAAGATACACTTTTCCCAGTCCCTGTCAGTCATCGCATTCAAATGAAACAACTCTATCCTCCATGACAGAGTAGCGGGGATAGATAAAAGCaaagatagatagatagatatacaAACCATTAGGAACCTCCGCAATCAAATACGCAATAAAGAACCACGTCGCCGTATTCGAGAAATCATTGCCCACTAACCCgagatctttctttatccccATAACCGCAGCATACTATAGCAAAACCGCATTTAGTTCTCTCCTCTTGACCTGATTGCTAGGGTCAAACAAGGGATAATAGGACAAAACACACGTTCAGCATCACTTTATCCAGAAACTGCAGCACGTAGCAACAGAACATGAACGGGATAATGCGGTAATCGATCTTGCGACGCAATGCGCTTATGTCTACATCCTGGGTGTCTGCCACCCCGGCATGTCCCTCCAGGTATTCGGCTGCATCGTCGGCTCGGTGGGTTGGGATGGCGTGCGCCACGGTGTCGgaatgtttcttttcctctctcatGACCAGTCCATAGGGTTGGGGATTAATACCCAAGtcgaaaagaaacaagaaaaagaaaagaaaagggaggtCACAGAACACAcaacaaaagagagaagcAAACAATTTTCTCcaaagaagggagaagatcCAAGAAATGCCGCAGGCAGGacgcaaaagaaaagaaaagaaaaagtgcTACCAGTGTCAGCGCAAGAAAACCTCCGAGTGCTGCAGTCAGAACTAACCCTGGCAAACTCTATTGGTCTGAAGCATAATTACaagtataattataatttattaaagtaACTCCGCCGAGGCCAATCGTTTGCGCGACGATGCTTTGGTCCTTGCTGCATGCCTTTGCCCTAACTGGACCACTGCTTTAGTGTATGCATTGGGTGAGACTTGCGGTGGAGAGTGTGGATTCCTAAACTGAACAAGCTAactagtctttttttttttaattgtGGTTAAATCCTGGAGGATCGAGTGTAATTTGATTTGATTATGATTTGAACGTGCATTCCTTGCGGAGGGACACCTACACGAGGTTACGCCATGCTATGTCTCATCCTTGTCTTGGAATGATGTCTAGCCTTTTccagaaaaagcaaacaatATTGCTGGCCAGGTGGGAGATGCCGTGCAAGGGGGACGTGTATGCATTGTGTGTCATGGTGCAGAGCTCGCATGTTAGGCTGTCTTGCGTTAAAATAGTAGTTCCCATACTCTGCGTCGAAGTTCTTGATGTCTTGTCTGCGTTCCTTTCGTCGAGATATTGTGCCTATGCTGACCTAAACGATGGGCTGGGTGCACCATGCCGCTCCGGAGGTCGAGGCCCAGTCCCAGTATCGGGAGATACTGGGTGTCTGTCTTAGCTTGACTGTTTTGATGGTCATTACTGTCTCTCTGCGGTTGGGTCTGCGGGCGCATGCGCGTCGACTGGGCGCTGCGGACTATGTGATGTTCATGAGTATGGTGAGTGGCATTCCTTATAGGCTTTGGTAGAGGCGATCCCATTAACCTGGTCCAGCTCTTCAGCGTCATTTACAGCGCTCTTTGTATCTCCCGTAAGTATCTCAATAAAAAATATCAGACCAGCGCTCACATCCACAGAAAGCAGATACGGGCTGGGACTGCCACTCAACCTGCGCCCGAAACAAAACCTACCAATCTATAAAAAGGTCAGTACTGTATACCTTTCCATCGATCTAGATGAACAACTGGAACTGACCATATACAGCTCAACTACGCCGGTCGACCCTTCTACCAAATCGGCATCGCCGGCTTCAAAGCCTCGCTCTGCCTCAGCTATCTACGCCTCCTCACCAAAACCTCACTATCCATCTATCGAATCCTCATCTGGACAGTTCTCACCATCTCCACACTAGGCCACATCGCCGGCGCACTGGCTTTAATCTTCAATTGTCGTCCTGTAAGTTCCCCATCCTAACAAAAGAACCACCACTAACCAAGAAAACAGGTCCAACTCGCCTGGCGAACAGACATAACAGGCACCTGTCTCCCCGTCGGAGGCACATTCTACGGTCTcgccatcttcaccatcatctgCGACCTCATGATCATCTTCTTACCGATCCCGCTCTTGCTCCGCCTGAAGATCAAACCCGCCCAGAAAGCGGGCGTCGTGTGTTTGTTCCTCCTAGGACTGTTCACGACCATCTGTTCGATCATGCGATTAACCCAGATCCACCGCGTAGCTTATGGGGACGGGAATTCCACTGCGTTGGTGCTTTGGGGGACGATTGAGTTTAATGTGGGTGTAAGTACAGTACTCCATTTACCCGATTTACTTCTATGTACAAGGATCTGCAACGGAACggaatagaaaaagaaaagaaaagaaaagaagaagagttcAATCCACGAACCAAACTAACAGTTTCTAGAACATCATCACCTGCATTCCCTACTTAGCACCGCTGTTAAAGGGGCTGGTGCGGGATTTCCGATCGAATAGTAAAGCGTACGAGAGTCAGGGTCATTATGTTTTGGAATCATGGAAGGATCCCCGATCTCAGTTGCGATCGACTGCATCAGCACCGGTGCATCCGAGACGAACACCTAGCGAAGAGTTAATCATGGATAGTCTGGGGCCTAGCCATGGGGGGATCGAGATGACGGTCGAGGTGCGGGTGTCATTGGAGAGTAAGGTGTCTAGGGGGGTGGTTTAGTCGTTACTCTGTATAATGGGGTTAACTTATAGTTTCATTGCTACAGGCCTTTAGTATGAGTCTTTTAATTACTCTGTAGAGTCTGACTCTGGACTGGGGAGGGAAGACAGGGAAGACCAGCGTAAGCACTAATGCTGTGTCGAAGCAAGGGGCATGTTTGAGGTTGGTTAAGATTCCGAGGATATCCGTGAATACGACCTCGTCCGACGGAGGAGACTCCGGTGTAATTTTCACTAAGCAGGGGTTGGAAAGGCTACGTGATCCTCGAggaatgagaatgagacaGACAATTAGGGCTCACGCCAGTGGATCTCCCGGGTTTATCCCGAGCGGGTTAAGACGAGCGCAAGCATCTCGGCGTGCCGTCCGTCTTGAGAATGTCTTTGCTTAACTGCTTAGCCGTGTCTCAATCGAGTGGGGACGCTGTCAAGGTAAACGAATAGGCACGAGGTCAGTAATGCACCGGCTCAACCTTAATAAACCATCTTTATAGCACGTTTTAATATACTAGGACCGGGATTCTCTTCCTTCGGGCCAGACG carries:
- a CDS encoding permease of the major facilitator superfamily (allantoate permease), giving the protein MREEKKHSDTVAHAIPTHRADDAAEYLEGHAGVADTQDVDISALRRKIDYRIIPFMFCCYVLQFLDKVMLNYAAVMGIKKDLGLVGNDFSNTATWFFIAYLIAEVPNVYLLQKTPAAKWLGLNVTLWGVAAAASAGAHDYRSLLVSRIFLGIFEATIGPSLMLLSSQFYTRSEQAPRFTFWYLGLGVAQIIGGIISFGFQQVHHSFAGWRIMFLVLGLVTMLVGVLTMFFIPDTPMKARWLSEREKVALLRHVSVNQTGVWSSQIDMRQIWEAVGDVQLWLLTLTTICTSVSSGVVTTYSATLINGFGFTPPHSALLNTPSGIVSIFFTLAVGIGIRRISHRWAWFIFCTIPGITGGALMSFLPKHNKAGVLIGIYLVNAIVATLPILYQWTMANCAGHTKRAFSSALVAGSFSVGNIIGPQTFQARDAPEYRPAKIAVLATQAAAGTLAFVLFLYYVWENRRRASTADEGEEEVIDETKWAGLTDKENRWFRYVY
- a CDS encoding uncharacterized protein (uncharacterized protein family UPF0016-domain containing protein) produces the protein MKVQHLSSPFLLFLLPAIATALTDFAPNPASSLNPTVAERDTTVSNAAVDGLAAPKVSPKGTLDAPVDGKDGRPHAGPWVETNAERDRKKTGTAKTEEQADTKSAEHTGPDGKPIPHSNDGVMDDPHRTGPKEGTRGTEGGVSEKQKGSTDSGEKVPDRPKEAPPLPHSEQQKAPASEDKEGKTSDSKMGVVEKPADLPEKPHDIPHPKSPPSVNDDPLGLNTPKGSTGQIPGTPEEPVDVLHSLLASFTMIVVSEIGDKTFLVAALMAMRHPRLLVFSAAFAALFVMTVLSAILGHAVPTLIPKSMTKFLAAILFFAFGLKMLKEGREMSPDEGVGEEMKEVEMELEEKEQEQLRRTRRRSSVTPHSLESGRAGRGKSRSAGNRLPSPPESLSSSSSRGSSPSRGRRLDDMLSGMNNLFSLLLSPAWVQTFVMTFLGEWGDRSQIATIAMAAGQDYWWVTVGAISGHGLCTAAAVIGGSAIAGRVSMRVVTLGGAVAFLVFGAIYLIEALY